In one Arachis duranensis cultivar V14167 chromosome 9, aradu.V14167.gnm2.J7QH, whole genome shotgun sequence genomic region, the following are encoded:
- the LOC107465533 gene encoding phosphoglucan, water dikinase, chloroplastic-like: MVNFNHIKGASSGGVILLPDAETQTSGAEAAACGRLSSLSSVSDKVYSDQGMPASFRVPAGAVLPYGSMELELENSNCTEIFRSLLEKIETAKLEGGELDELCHQLQQLISSLKPSKDVIESIERMFPSNARMIVRSSANVEDLAGMSAAGLYESIPNVSPSNPTVFGSAVSQVWASLYTRRAVLSRSAACVPYKEASMAVLVQEMLNKLIGNSK; the protein is encoded by the exons ATGGTTAACTTTAATCATATCAAGGGTGCTTCTTCTGGAGGAGTTATCTTGCTTCCTGATGCAGAAACACAGACTTCTGGTGCAGAGGCAGCTGCATGTGGTCGCTTGTCTTCATTGTCCTCTGTTTCTGATAAAG TTTACAGTGATCAGGGAATGCCGGCTTCTTTTCGAGTTCCTGCTGGGGCTGTTTTACCATATGGATCCATGGAATTGGAGCTAGAGAATAGTAACTGCACTGAAATATTTAGGTCGTTGTTGGAAAAGATAGAAACTGCAAAACTAGAGGGTGGTGAGCTTGATGAACTATGCCATCAACTGCAGCAATTGATTTCTTCCTTGAAGCCAtcaaaagatgtgattgaaagCATTGAGAGAATGTTTCCAAGCAATGCACGAATGATTGTTCGTTCCAGCGCCAACGTTGAAGACTTGGCTGGAATGTCAGCTGCTGGACTCTACGAATCAATACCCAATGTTAGTCCTTCCAATCCAACAGTTTTTGGATCTGCAGTTAGCCAAGTGTGGGCTTCGCTATACACACGGCGGGCAGTTTTGAGTCGCAGTGCTGCTTGTGTGCCATACAAGGAAGCTTCCATGGCAGTTTTAGTCCAAGAAATGCTAAACAAATTGATTGGAAATTCTAaataa